One Roseimicrobium gellanilyticum DNA window includes the following coding sequences:
- a CDS encoding AraC family transcriptional regulator, with the protein METLFIAPEECGQLSEMHNGDGFDIRYDQMEAGDFQGECLYRGSMQMVFCREQYSRGLCIHGTVPYGMVTAVMSTKRKGSSWLNGDELSQDCLGVLTPGDEGAYRVPGGYGFTNFIISQERLERAVRALFQLPLSEILKHTATLRLSGAAMTLLRESTGEIFTPTSPEAILRAEVWDRKCEGSVLQALCVALAGHKAEAERRTVRNHWRIARLVRNYVEENLGGELDMETLCRVAGLSARALELAFQEVYGVSPLVFVRQRRLSAARHALVAARGESSAVKTVAVQVGFTHLTRFTDAYQNMFGETPAATVKRR; encoded by the coding sequence ATGGAAACACTGTTCATCGCACCGGAGGAATGTGGTCAGCTCTCCGAGATGCACAACGGTGATGGGTTTGACATCCGCTATGACCAAATGGAAGCGGGGGACTTTCAGGGAGAGTGCCTCTATCGAGGCAGCATGCAGATGGTCTTTTGCCGGGAGCAGTACAGCCGCGGACTGTGCATTCACGGCACCGTGCCTTATGGAATGGTGACTGCGGTCATGTCGACCAAACGGAAAGGGTCCTCATGGCTCAATGGCGACGAACTCTCCCAGGACTGCCTCGGGGTGTTAACCCCCGGAGACGAGGGCGCGTACCGGGTGCCGGGGGGGTATGGCTTTACAAATTTCATCATCTCACAGGAACGACTGGAGCGTGCCGTGCGTGCGCTGTTCCAATTGCCGCTTTCGGAAATCTTGAAACACACCGCAACCTTGCGTTTGTCCGGTGCGGCGATGACTTTGTTGCGGGAATCGACGGGGGAGATTTTCACGCCCACGAGTCCGGAAGCGATTCTGCGCGCTGAGGTTTGGGACCGCAAGTGTGAAGGGAGCGTGCTCCAGGCCCTGTGTGTGGCCCTCGCTGGCCACAAGGCGGAGGCAGAGCGCCGCACTGTGCGCAATCACTGGCGCATCGCGAGGCTTGTGCGCAATTACGTTGAGGAGAATCTCGGCGGGGAACTCGATATGGAAACCCTCTGCCGGGTTGCCGGGTTAAGCGCTCGCGCGTTGGAGCTGGCCTTTCAGGAAGTTTATGGAGTGAGTCCCTTGGTTTTCGTCAGGCAGCGGCGTCTCAGTGCTGCACGCCATGCACTGGTCGCTGCTCGTGGAGAATCGAGCGCTGTCAAAACTGTTGCCGTGCAGGTTGGATTCACTCATCTGACGAGGTTCACCGACGCTTATCAGAATATGTTCGGGGAAACTCCTGCCGCCACGGTGAAAAGAAGGTAA
- a CDS encoding rhodanese-like domain-containing protein: MVTLPSVAREVTVAEAAPLVQAQTVSILDIRTAAEVKEQGRIPSSKHLDFFREDFSPVLKDQVKLDPAKPCLVYCALGGRAQHAAQRLAALGFKDVLVLKDGYNAWKKAGLPVEMLK; encoded by the coding sequence GTGGTAACGCTCCCCTCTGTGGCCAGGGAGGTCACTGTCGCAGAGGCCGCGCCGCTCGTGCAGGCGCAGACCGTGAGCATCCTGGACATCCGCACGGCTGCCGAAGTGAAGGAACAGGGCCGCATTCCCAGTTCGAAGCATCTCGACTTTTTCCGGGAGGACTTTAGCCCGGTGCTGAAGGATCAGGTGAAACTCGACCCGGCCAAACCATGCCTGGTCTATTGCGCTCTTGGAGGCCGCGCCCAGCATGCTGCGCAGCGGCTGGCGGCTCTTGGATTTAAGGATGTGCTCGTACTTAAGGACGGTTACAACGCCTGGAAGAAGGCGGGGCTGCCTGTGGAAATGCTGAAGTAA
- a CDS encoding glycosyltransferase, protein MPDPLPHVISLCGTFLKPEMQSIYRQVTGLKRVRTTVYTQSHENAEMFPFEPVVTLKKLPRPRLKGNFLLRFWFKHVIKSWPPPFPINKEVSPYYPYDLVELLKADKPDLVHVYYGHKAVHYLDMLEAWGGPFVVSFHGVDVSKFLDQPEYVAKLKTVFKKANLVMARSQSLLDRLEELGCPADKLRMNHTPIPLEHLQAEVRQPPKDGQWRLVQACRLIQKKGILTTLKALAIVKQKHPLVRYVLCGEGPLKPKIEETVHKLGLEDNVEMLGWLDQQQLLEQYRIAQMFLHPSQKTKEEDQEGIPNSMLEAMATGLPVVATMHGGIPEAVHSGEDGLLVPEKNPEELAQAILKIMETPSELARLSQNAAASVRENFGSETQVAAMEDVYLSAICLHATHGKTSVCCP, encoded by the coding sequence ATGCCCGATCCCCTGCCCCACGTCATTTCTCTCTGCGGCACCTTCTTGAAGCCGGAGATGCAGAGCATTTACCGCCAGGTGACGGGGCTGAAGCGCGTGCGCACCACCGTGTACACGCAGAGCCACGAGAATGCGGAGATGTTCCCCTTCGAGCCAGTGGTGACGCTGAAGAAGCTGCCCCGGCCGAGATTGAAGGGGAATTTCCTGCTGCGCTTCTGGTTCAAGCATGTGATCAAAAGCTGGCCGCCGCCCTTCCCCATCAACAAGGAGGTGAGCCCGTACTATCCGTATGATCTTGTCGAGCTGTTGAAAGCGGACAAACCGGACCTCGTGCACGTGTACTACGGGCACAAGGCGGTGCACTACCTGGATATGCTGGAGGCTTGGGGTGGCCCGTTCGTGGTTTCCTTTCACGGAGTGGATGTGTCCAAGTTCCTCGATCAGCCCGAGTACGTGGCAAAGCTGAAGACAGTGTTTAAGAAGGCCAACCTCGTGATGGCGCGCAGCCAGTCCCTGCTGGATCGCCTGGAAGAACTCGGGTGTCCCGCGGACAAGCTGCGCATGAATCACACACCCATCCCGCTGGAGCATTTGCAGGCGGAAGTGCGCCAGCCCCCCAAGGACGGTCAATGGCGGCTCGTGCAGGCCTGCCGATTGATTCAAAAGAAGGGCATTCTCACCACGCTGAAAGCACTCGCCATCGTGAAGCAGAAGCATCCGCTGGTGCGCTATGTGCTCTGCGGCGAAGGACCGCTGAAGCCGAAGATCGAGGAAACGGTGCACAAGCTCGGTCTTGAGGACAATGTGGAAATGCTTGGCTGGCTGGATCAACAACAGCTGCTGGAGCAGTACCGCATCGCCCAGATGTTTCTCCATCCCAGTCAAAAAACCAAGGAGGAGGATCAGGAAGGCATCCCCAACTCCATGCTTGAGGCAATGGCCACTGGCCTGCCAGTCGTGGCAACGATGCATGGCGGCATTCCTGAAGCGGTGCACTCCGGCGAAGACGGCCTGCTTGTTCCTGAAAAGAATCCGGAGGAACTCGCCCAAGCCATCCTGAAGATCATGGAGACGCCCTCGGAACTGGCTCGCCTCTCCCAGAATGCAGCCGCGTCCGTACGGGAGAATTTTGGCAGTGAAACGCAGGTGGCAGCCATGGAAGACGTGTATCTTTCCGCCATCTGCCTGCACGCCACGCACGGCAAGACTTCGGTATGCTGTCCCTGA
- a CDS encoding glycosyltransferase, translating to MPRPIVASYCTTFLKPEMLHIYRQITGLQRYETFVICKERQSEDLYPMPQNGVELAPGVRSNFLRRFWLKYIRREPPIVYRGEYGVLANLLGRRDADLMHVYFGHTGVHLLPFIQRWPKPVVVSFHGMDVQTRAHDPSYEVKLRELLQSSTLVLARSQSLLDRLHELGCPESKVRMNRTGIPLDLYPEVKRAFPQDGAWHLVQACRLIEKKGLDDALHAFAQFSTRYPKARFTIAGEGPLRESTEALAASLGLGDRVRLAGFLKGAELSALYHDAHAFVHPSRMTSDQNQEGVPNSMLEAMATGLPVVSTLHGGIPEAVRDGVTGFLVPERDREGLHHSLRKLTESETTWRTMGEAAAADVRRNFESTQQIANLEAAYDEARELGAVGRHAR from the coding sequence TTGCCCCGTCCGATTGTCGCCAGCTACTGCACCACCTTCCTGAAGCCGGAGATGCTCCACATCTACCGGCAGATCACCGGGTTGCAGAGGTATGAAACGTTTGTCATCTGCAAGGAACGGCAAAGCGAGGATCTCTACCCCATGCCCCAGAACGGCGTGGAGCTGGCACCCGGGGTGCGCAGCAATTTTCTCCGCCGCTTCTGGCTGAAATACATCCGCCGCGAACCTCCGATTGTGTATCGCGGAGAATATGGTGTGCTGGCAAATCTGCTGGGGCGTCGGGACGCGGACCTGATGCATGTGTATTTTGGCCACACGGGTGTGCACCTGCTTCCCTTTATCCAGCGCTGGCCGAAGCCGGTGGTCGTCTCTTTTCACGGCATGGATGTGCAGACGCGCGCGCATGATCCCTCCTATGAGGTGAAGCTGCGTGAGCTCCTGCAATCCAGCACGCTGGTGCTGGCGCGCTCGCAGTCGCTGCTGGATCGCCTGCACGAGCTGGGCTGTCCGGAGAGCAAGGTGCGCATGAACCGCACCGGCATTCCACTGGACCTGTATCCCGAAGTGAAACGCGCCTTCCCACAGGATGGCGCCTGGCATCTCGTGCAGGCCTGCCGCCTCATCGAGAAGAAAGGTCTCGACGATGCGCTGCATGCCTTTGCACAATTCAGCACGAGGTACCCCAAGGCGCGCTTCACCATCGCAGGCGAAGGTCCTCTCCGCGAGTCCACCGAGGCTCTCGCCGCAAGCCTGGGCTTGGGCGACCGCGTGCGCCTTGCCGGTTTCCTGAAGGGTGCGGAACTTTCCGCTCTCTATCACGACGCACATGCCTTCGTCCACCCGAGCCGCATGACCTCGGACCAGAATCAGGAAGGCGTGCCGAATTCCATGCTGGAAGCCATGGCAACCGGGCTGCCGGTAGTCTCCACCCTCCACGGCGGCATTCCCGAAGCGGTACGTGATGGCGTGACCGGCTTTCTCGTGCCGGAGCGTGATCGTGAGGGATTGCATCATTCACTGAGGAAGCTCACCGAATCCGAGACCACCTGGCGCACGATGGGCGAAGCGGCGGCGGCGGATGTGCGCAGAAATTTCGAATCCACTCAACAGATCGCGAATCTGGAGGCTGCGTATGATGAGGCGCGGGAGCTGGGCGCGGTCGGGCGACATGCGCGATGA
- the obgE gene encoding GTPase ObgE, with amino-acid sequence MFVDQIKVHARAGKGGDGSVHFHRGKYRPKGGPDGGDGGRGGDVILKVDPSTDSLRNFFFNAKLHAKDGQGGMGEQRTGKSGEHGIFRVPPGLVISRIIEGFDPETGEPTEEFEPVADLTEVGLEYVLCKGGRGGKGNQHFKSPTNQTPMEATAGEDGEEGRFHFELRSIADAGLVGFPNAGKSTLLTKLSHAKPKVANYPFTTLQPHVGVVEFTDTRRATVADIPGLIEGAHANVGLGHDFLRHIMRCRVLLFVVDTAGSEARDPINDIETLRTEIKLYSSELAKRPWCILANKMDLPESEENLARLKERFKRIKIFPISANEGDGMEKLMGYLDKTIAQDIE; translated from the coding sequence ATGTTTGTAGACCAGATCAAAGTCCATGCCCGCGCCGGTAAAGGCGGGGACGGCAGCGTACATTTCCATCGCGGTAAGTACCGGCCCAAGGGTGGCCCGGACGGCGGCGACGGCGGCCGGGGAGGGGATGTGATCCTGAAAGTGGACCCCAGCACGGACAGCCTGCGCAACTTTTTCTTCAATGCCAAGCTCCACGCCAAGGATGGCCAGGGAGGCATGGGTGAGCAGCGTACTGGGAAGTCCGGCGAGCACGGCATCTTCCGTGTGCCACCGGGACTGGTGATCAGCCGCATCATCGAAGGTTTCGATCCAGAGACGGGCGAGCCGACGGAAGAATTTGAGCCCGTGGCGGATCTCACCGAGGTGGGGCTGGAATACGTGCTCTGCAAGGGCGGCAGGGGAGGGAAGGGCAACCAGCACTTCAAGAGCCCCACCAACCAGACACCCATGGAGGCCACCGCCGGTGAAGACGGCGAGGAAGGACGTTTCCATTTCGAATTGCGCAGCATTGCTGATGCCGGTCTCGTGGGTTTCCCAAATGCCGGCAAGTCCACGCTGCTCACGAAGCTCTCCCATGCCAAGCCGAAGGTGGCGAACTATCCCTTCACCACGTTGCAACCGCACGTGGGCGTGGTGGAGTTCACCGACACTCGCCGTGCCACCGTGGCAGACATCCCGGGCCTCATCGAGGGTGCCCATGCGAACGTGGGTCTCGGACACGATTTCCTGCGCCACATCATGCGCTGTCGTGTGTTGCTTTTCGTAGTCGACACTGCCGGCAGCGAAGCGCGCGATCCCATCAATGACATCGAGACGCTGCGTACGGAGATAAAACTCTACAGTTCCGAACTGGCGAAGCGCCCGTGGTGCATCCTTGCGAATAAGATGGACCTGCCTGAGTCCGAAGAGAATCTGGCGAGGCTCAAGGAGCGCTTCAAGCGCATCAAAATCTTTCCCATCTCTGCAAATGAGGGGGATGGCATGGAGAAGCTCATGGGCTATCTCGACAAGACGATCGCGCAGGACATCGAGTAG
- a CDS encoding flavodoxin family protein yields MPESSAKKLLILIGSPRREGNSATLARAVQEGAEAAGARVALRFIDDHITSFLRDCRTCRRADGECSIQDGFRSLFFEDFLPAAGVVFCSPIYWYGLSAQTKAFFDRTFCYYAASYPDSARVIEGMTRKRIGLVLASEETYPGASLGIIHQIQEYARYTHSEFVGLARGIGNSRGEVTRDPAASLANAEALGREIFERKFSDYRIDTPRSGRVWSE; encoded by the coding sequence ATGCCTGAATCCTCAGCCAAGAAGCTTCTCATCCTCATCGGCAGTCCAAGACGCGAGGGAAACTCCGCGACGCTTGCGCGTGCGGTGCAAGAGGGCGCGGAAGCTGCCGGTGCACGCGTCGCGCTGCGTTTCATTGATGATCACATCACGAGTTTCTTGCGTGATTGCCGCACTTGCCGCCGCGCCGATGGTGAGTGCAGTATTCAGGATGGGTTCCGCAGCCTCTTCTTTGAGGACTTCCTGCCGGCGGCTGGCGTGGTGTTTTGCTCACCTATCTACTGGTACGGTCTATCCGCGCAGACGAAGGCGTTCTTTGACCGCACGTTCTGCTACTACGCGGCATCCTATCCCGACTCGGCTCGTGTCATCGAGGGCATGACGCGGAAGCGTATCGGCCTGGTACTGGCTTCGGAGGAGACTTATCCCGGTGCGTCGCTCGGCATCATCCACCAGATTCAGGAGTATGCGCGCTACACGCACTCGGAGTTTGTGGGCTTGGCTCGCGGCATTGGGAACAGCCGGGGAGAAGTGACGCGGGATCCTGCCGCATCGCTCGCGAATGCGGAAGCTCTGGGGCGTGAGATCTTTGAGAGGAAGTTTTCGGACTACCGGATCGATACTCCGCGTAGTGGACGAGTGTGGTCGGAGTGA
- a CDS encoding AAA family ATPase, whose amino-acid sequence MPDDSSLPDYPPAPLDQDALAADAKSAKKRPMKKANKKGGAAAVEPTTASTAAVAESAPQAPVAAPEAEYHSPMPEVPVETHPPQPVHVDVRTLPMKPLEDELEEFRALFGKLKAEMQKAIVGYDDLLTETLIAIFAGGHVLLEGVPGLGKTFLVRVLSQVVGLEPGRVQCTPDLMPADILGTHIVNEDAHGRRVLHFERGPVFKNLLLVDEINRATPKTQAALLEVMQERAVTAGGERHRLPEPFFVLATQNPMEMEGTYPLPEAQLDRFMFKIKVPFPNLESLVEISRRTTGFDEPHLNTVLSGVELMRLQYLLTQIPVADPIASYASQLVLGTHPDQAGALPAVGRYVSYGASPRGLQALIRGARVWCAVRGGTAVGTEDVQRIAHAALRHRVILNFEGEAQQVKVDGLVDDLLKQVGTPAAMAA is encoded by the coding sequence ATGCCTGACGACTCTTCCCTTCCCGACTATCCGCCCGCACCTCTTGATCAGGACGCACTTGCGGCGGACGCAAAGAGTGCGAAAAAGCGACCCATGAAGAAAGCGAACAAAAAGGGTGGGGCGGCCGCGGTGGAACCAACAACAGCCAGCACTGCTGCTGTGGCGGAGAGTGCTCCGCAGGCCCCGGTTGCTGCCCCTGAGGCGGAGTATCATTCCCCCATGCCCGAAGTTCCTGTGGAGACGCATCCTCCGCAGCCGGTGCATGTGGATGTGCGCACGCTGCCCATGAAGCCGCTGGAAGATGAGTTGGAAGAATTCCGTGCCCTGTTCGGCAAGTTGAAGGCTGAGATGCAGAAGGCCATCGTGGGCTACGATGATCTGCTTACGGAAACCCTCATTGCCATTTTCGCCGGCGGTCACGTACTGCTGGAAGGCGTCCCGGGCCTGGGCAAAACGTTCCTCGTGCGGGTGCTTTCGCAAGTCGTAGGACTGGAGCCTGGACGTGTGCAGTGCACCCCGGACCTCATGCCGGCGGACATCCTCGGCACGCACATCGTGAATGAAGATGCGCATGGCCGCCGTGTGTTGCACTTCGAGCGCGGTCCGGTGTTCAAGAACCTTCTGCTCGTGGACGAAATCAACCGCGCGACACCGAAGACGCAGGCAGCCCTGCTGGAAGTGATGCAGGAGCGGGCTGTCACCGCCGGTGGCGAGCGTCATCGTCTGCCCGAACCTTTCTTCGTACTGGCTACGCAGAACCCGATGGAAATGGAGGGCACCTATCCGCTGCCCGAAGCGCAGCTCGATCGCTTCATGTTCAAGATCAAAGTGCCCTTCCCGAACCTGGAATCGCTCGTGGAGATCTCCCGCCGCACCACCGGCTTTGACGAACCGCATCTCAATACCGTGCTAAGCGGCGTGGAACTCATGCGCCTGCAGTACCTGCTCACGCAGATTCCTGTGGCAGATCCCATTGCTTCGTATGCCTCGCAACTCGTGCTTGGCACCCATCCGGACCAAGCCGGTGCACTGCCTGCCGTGGGCCGTTATGTTTCCTACGGCGCCAGCCCGCGTGGCCTCCAGGCCCTCATCCGCGGCGCCCGTGTCTGGTGTGCTGTGCGCGGTGGCACCGCCGTGGGCACGGAGGACGTGCAGCGCATCGCCCATGCCGCCCTGCGTCATCGCGTGATCCTCAACTTCGAAGGTGAAGCGCAGCAGGTGAAGGTGGATGGCCTGGTGGATGACTTGCTGAAGCAGGTGGGAACGCCGGCGGCGATGGCGGCGTAA
- a CDS encoding abortive infection family protein, which produces MANSAPLSDSIVFALAKVVDDAQSETRYPSHNEIEFMVNQCGLSQGDPKAQGQVVGKAKRVRAILSWALENDLAKGERFVALLVSNVRSNGGFREASSNFVGVEAIVSLRACFAEQGFNLATDGVLQPSALDSLEGVPLTKALRAYVERARKGVEDAALLTGTSKDLLEATAAHIVTERYGTYPQTSNFPTLLGQAFVVAGLATPQDAPTPGEGPERRVQRALYEVGCAVNKLRNKQGTGHGRPWLPTVTGHEAKCAVEVMGTIAGYLLSTLPPSHG; this is translated from the coding sequence ATGGCAAATTCCGCGCCTCTCTCGGACTCGATCGTATTTGCACTCGCGAAGGTAGTAGATGATGCGCAATCCGAAACTCGATATCCAAGCCACAACGAAATCGAGTTCATGGTCAATCAATGTGGATTGTCACAAGGTGATCCAAAGGCTCAAGGTCAGGTTGTTGGAAAGGCCAAGAGAGTGCGGGCTATCCTTAGCTGGGCTCTCGAAAATGACCTCGCTAAAGGTGAGCGGTTCGTGGCGTTGCTTGTTTCGAATGTTCGATCCAACGGTGGCTTTCGAGAAGCTTCTTCCAATTTCGTAGGTGTCGAAGCTATTGTTAGTCTCAGGGCATGTTTCGCTGAGCAAGGTTTTAACTTGGCCACGGATGGCGTCTTGCAACCTTCAGCGCTGGATTCATTGGAGGGAGTGCCCCTGACCAAGGCTCTGCGAGCATATGTGGAAAGGGCTAGAAAAGGTGTGGAAGATGCCGCCCTTTTGACAGGCACTTCAAAGGACTTGTTGGAGGCCACTGCAGCCCACATCGTTACAGAGCGCTATGGAACATACCCTCAAACATCAAATTTTCCGACTTTACTGGGACAGGCGTTTGTTGTGGCAGGTCTAGCGACACCTCAGGACGCACCCACCCCCGGAGAGGGGCCTGAGAGACGGGTGCAGCGTGCTCTCTACGAAGTTGGCTGTGCGGTCAATAAGCTGCGCAACAAGCAGGGTACTGGGCATGGCAGACCTTGGTTGCCCACAGTAACGGGTCATGAAGCCAAGTGCGCAGTCGAGGTCATGGGCACTATTGCAGGTTACCTCTTGTCTACGTTGCCTCCCTCTCACGGGTGA
- a CDS encoding class I SAM-dependent methyltransferase — translation MRRHSQYEKAHFQAITCVDIGLNQSTGEFYNWARWLYPLVEPFLSSTRHRLVATVNERFPGSLLEIGVGTGGHLSDYLATHVTGVDVSPGMIQMASRQKSSLGCEVDIKVMDGESLQFGDAAFDRVVMTYVLSVTAHPERMLAEAWRVLKPGGFAFILNHETRASPHGWVSRVRRWLRLRSQFRFADIPGWPASSVIHRESCLPGGWFTFVILQK, via the coding sequence ATGCGACGACATTCGCAGTACGAAAAGGCGCATTTCCAGGCCATCACATGCGTGGACATCGGACTTAATCAGAGCACAGGCGAATTCTACAATTGGGCCAGGTGGCTCTATCCGCTCGTTGAGCCGTTCCTTTCCAGCACTCGTCACAGACTGGTGGCCACAGTGAATGAGCGGTTTCCCGGGAGCCTCCTGGAAATTGGTGTGGGCACGGGAGGGCATCTCAGTGACTACCTTGCCACGCACGTGACCGGAGTGGATGTTTCACCGGGCATGATACAGATGGCATCACGGCAGAAGAGTTCCCTCGGCTGTGAGGTAGATATCAAGGTGATGGATGGAGAGTCTCTGCAGTTTGGCGATGCTGCTTTTGACCGTGTCGTCATGACGTATGTGCTTTCCGTCACAGCTCATCCGGAGCGCATGCTGGCGGAAGCGTGGAGGGTGCTGAAGCCGGGAGGATTCGCTTTCATCCTGAATCACGAGACAAGAGCGTCTCCTCATGGCTGGGTCTCGCGCGTGCGCCGATGGTTGCGACTGCGGTCGCAATTCCGCTTCGCAGACATCCCGGGCTGGCCTGCGTCTTCGGTAATTCACCGGGAGTCCTGCCTCCCCGGTGGATGGTTCACGTTTGTCATTCTGCAGAAATAG
- a CDS encoding metallophosphoesterase has product MSVEIRRERVCLKSGGPDSGRLRMAHLSDFHVWWSSRRLDEVAAILDEEQPEVVVFTGDWFDTPRGADLCCDFLRRIASTRPVCWIRGNHDHWFGPEALEPFHGVSGAHCVDEMSWNFDSEWGLRCEFMSWQMHSTTARDSGRHRIVLVHDPEDLDLAKLPGCDLVLAGHLHGGQFVFHRTGSGTHFPANMFYRWCCDRREVDGVPVIISRGLGDTLPLRFRCSHEVVMIEMGNGA; this is encoded by the coding sequence ATGAGTGTGGAGATTCGCCGGGAGAGGGTGTGCTTGAAGTCGGGTGGCCCAGACTCGGGCCGGCTGCGCATGGCGCATTTGAGCGACTTCCACGTCTGGTGGAGCAGCAGGAGATTGGATGAAGTCGCAGCCATCCTCGATGAAGAGCAGCCGGAGGTGGTGGTGTTTACCGGTGATTGGTTTGATACACCTCGAGGCGCGGACTTGTGTTGCGATTTCCTCCGGCGCATTGCCAGCACGCGTCCCGTGTGCTGGATCCGTGGCAACCACGATCACTGGTTCGGTCCCGAGGCGCTGGAACCTTTCCACGGTGTATCAGGGGCGCATTGCGTGGATGAGATGTCGTGGAACTTCGATAGCGAGTGGGGCTTGCGGTGTGAGTTCATGTCATGGCAGATGCATTCGACCACGGCTCGTGATTCAGGGCGCCACCGCATCGTGCTGGTGCATGATCCGGAAGACCTCGACCTGGCAAAACTCCCGGGCTGCGACCTTGTGCTCGCGGGACACCTGCACGGAGGACAGTTCGTTTTCCATCGCACCGGCAGTGGCACGCACTTCCCCGCCAATATGTTCTACCGCTGGTGCTGCGACCGGCGCGAAGTCGATGGTGTTCCTGTCATCATTTCCCGAGGATTGGGAGATACCTTGCCCCTTCGTTTTCGATGTTCGCATGAGGTGGTGATGATAGAGATGGGGAATGGCGCGTAG